A single region of the Pseudomonas sp. GGS8 genome encodes:
- a CDS encoding serine/threonine protein kinase, whose protein sequence is MLRSLRFAALFGGLLLSASVLAADIDAASYGYPLTNPFEATIATTPPELRPELPLDSDINQEDRSVTLRPEREFSLPDNFWPVKKLTYRIATQDHAAPLIFLISGTGARYDSTLNEYLKKLYYKAGYHVVQLSSPTSFDFMTAASRFATPGVTKEDAEDMYRVMQAVRAQNPKLPVTDYFLTGYSLGALDAAFVAHLDETRRSFNFKKVLLLNPPVNLYTSVTNLDKLVQTEVKGINNTTTFYELVLNKLTRYFQQKGYIDLNDALLYDFQQSKQHLSNEQMAMLIGTSFRFSAADIAFTSDLINRRGLITPPKYPITEGTTLTPFLKRALQCDFDCYITEQVIPMWRARTDGGSLLQLIDQVSLYALKDYLHDSPKIAVMHNADDVILGPGDLGFLRRTFGDRLTVYPLGGHCGNLNYRVNSDAMLEFFRG, encoded by the coding sequence ATGCTCCGTTCCTTGCGCTTCGCCGCCCTGTTTGGCGGCTTGCTTTTAAGTGCGTCCGTACTGGCGGCCGACATTGATGCCGCCAGTTATGGCTATCCCCTGACCAACCCGTTCGAGGCGACCATCGCCACGACACCACCGGAGTTGCGCCCGGAATTGCCGTTGGACAGCGATATCAATCAAGAGGATCGCAGCGTCACATTGCGCCCGGAGCGTGAATTCAGCCTGCCGGACAACTTCTGGCCGGTAAAAAAACTCACCTATCGCATTGCCACGCAGGATCATGCCGCGCCGTTGATTTTTCTGATCTCCGGCACCGGTGCACGCTATGACAGCACCCTCAACGAATACCTGAAAAAGCTCTACTACAAGGCCGGCTATCACGTGGTGCAGCTGTCGTCGCCCACCAGCTTCGACTTCATGACCGCCGCCTCGCGTTTTGCCACCCCGGGCGTGACCAAGGAAGATGCTGAAGACATGTACCGGGTGATGCAGGCCGTGCGGGCGCAAAACCCGAAACTGCCGGTCACCGATTATTTCCTGACCGGTTACAGCCTCGGCGCCCTGGATGCGGCCTTTGTTGCGCATCTGGATGAAACCCGTCGCAGCTTCAATTTCAAGAAAGTCTTGCTGCTCAACCCGCCGGTCAACCTTTACACCTCGGTCACCAACCTGGACAAGCTGGTACAGACAGAGGTGAAAGGCATCAACAACACCACCACCTTCTATGAGCTGGTGCTGAACAAACTGACTCGCTACTTCCAGCAGAAGGGCTATATCGACCTCAACGACGCTCTGCTCTACGACTTCCAGCAGTCCAAGCAACACCTGAGCAACGAGCAGATGGCGATGCTGATCGGCACTTCGTTCCGTTTCTCGGCCGCAGACATCGCCTTTACCTCGGACCTGATCAACCGTCGCGGCCTGATCACACCACCGAAATACCCGATCACCGAAGGCACCACCCTCACGCCGTTCCTCAAACGCGCGCTGCAGTGCGACTTCGATTGCTATATCACCGAGCAGGTCATCCCGATGTGGCGCGCCCGCACCGACGGCGGCAGCCTGCTGCAACTGATCGATCAGGTCAGCCTGTATGCACTGAAGGACTACCTGCACGACAGCCCGAAAATCGCCGTCATGCACAACGCCGACGACGTGATCCTCGGCCCTGGCGACCTGGGCTTTCTGCGCCGCACCTTTGGCGACCGTCTGACCGTTTATCCATTGGGCGGCCATTGCGGCAACCTCAACTATCGCGTCAACAGCGACGCCATGCTGGAGTTTTTCCGTGGCTAA
- a CDS encoding beta (1-6) glucans synthase, protein MQVTCPALLPDGLNMPATSRFPFLAYLFACLLGLFALGGFWYGLGKPVILPDVASATHKLQCASYTPFDKDQSPFDVPFKLRPERMDADLALLATRFECIRTYSMTGLEALPDLARKHGLKLMIGAWVNSNPVDTAKEVDLLIASANANPDVVTAVIVGNETLLRKEVTGAQLATLINKVKSQVKQPVTYADVWEFWLKHPEVAPAVDFLTIHLLPYWEDDPSNIDAALQHVAEVRQVFGNKFAPKDVMIGETGWPSEGRQRETALPSRVNEAKFIRGFVVMAEQQGWHYNLIEAFDQPWKRASEGAVGGYWGLFDADRQDKGVLAGPVSNVPYWSQWLAVGGLIFIGTLILGGRVRSTRAALVLPLLGALAACSIGAWGDLARVTTRFASEWLWVALLTGLNLLVLAHATLTLSARTGWRGRAFNALERRADWWLAAAGFAAAVMMLELVFDPRYRSFPSVAFILPALVYLCRPVSVPRREIAVLTFIIGVGIAPQLFREGLQNQQAWGWALVSMLMVAALWRSLRVRKG, encoded by the coding sequence ATACAGGTAACATGCCCGGCTTTGCTCCCAGACGGCCTGAACATGCCCGCGACATCACGTTTCCCATTTTTGGCTTATCTCTTCGCTTGCCTGCTGGGGCTTTTTGCCCTTGGCGGCTTCTGGTACGGCCTCGGCAAACCGGTAATCCTGCCGGATGTAGCCAGCGCAACGCATAAGCTGCAATGCGCCTCCTACACCCCGTTCGACAAGGACCAATCGCCATTCGACGTACCGTTCAAACTGCGCCCCGAGCGCATGGACGCAGACCTGGCACTGCTGGCGACCCGTTTCGAATGCATCCGCACCTATTCCATGACCGGCCTCGAGGCCCTGCCCGATCTGGCGCGCAAGCACGGCTTGAAGCTAATGATTGGCGCCTGGGTCAACAGCAACCCGGTGGACACCGCCAAAGAAGTCGACCTGCTGATCGCCTCGGCCAATGCCAACCCGGATGTGGTGACCGCGGTCATCGTCGGCAACGAAACCCTGCTGCGCAAGGAAGTCACTGGCGCGCAGTTGGCAACGCTGATTAACAAAGTCAAAAGCCAGGTCAAACAGCCGGTGACCTACGCCGACGTCTGGGAGTTCTGGCTCAAACACCCGGAAGTCGCCCCGGCGGTGGATTTCCTGACCATCCATTTATTACCTTACTGGGAAGACGATCCGTCGAATATCGACGCCGCGCTGCAGCATGTAGCCGAAGTACGTCAGGTGTTCGGCAACAAGTTCGCCCCCAAGGACGTAATGATTGGCGAAACCGGTTGGCCGAGCGAAGGTCGTCAGCGCGAAACGGCGCTGCCGAGTCGGGTCAATGAAGCCAAGTTCATTCGTGGTTTTGTCGTCATGGCCGAACAGCAAGGCTGGCATTACAACCTGATCGAGGCTTTTGACCAGCCCTGGAAACGCGCCAGCGAAGGTGCCGTGGGCGGTTATTGGGGACTGTTCGACGCCGATCGCCAGGACAAAGGCGTGCTCGCCGGGCCGGTCTCGAACGTGCCGTACTGGTCGCAATGGCTGGCGGTGGGCGGCTTGATCTTCATCGGTACGCTGATCCTCGGCGGTCGAGTTCGCAGCACCCGCGCGGCGTTGGTGCTGCCATTGCTCGGTGCCTTGGCGGCCTGTTCGATTGGCGCCTGGGGCGACCTGGCCCGTGTCACCACCCGGTTTGCCAGTGAGTGGTTGTGGGTAGCGTTGCTGACGGGGTTGAATCTGTTGGTGCTGGCCCATGCCACGCTGACCTTGAGCGCCCGCACCGGTTGGCGTGGACGCGCCTTCAATGCGCTGGAGCGTCGGGCCGACTGGTGGCTGGCAGCGGCAGGTTTTGCCGCGGCGGTGATGATGCTGGAGCTGGTGTTCGACCCACGTTATCGCAGCTTCCCGAGTGTCGCCTTCATCCTGCCGGCGCTGGTGTACCTGTGCCGCCCGGTGAGCGTGCCGCGTCGGGAAATCGCCGTGCTGACCTTCATCATCGGCGTCGGCATTGCGCCGCAGCTGTTTCGTGAAGGTTTACAGAATCAGCAGGCCTGGGGCTGGGCGCTCGTGAGTATGTTGATGGTCGCGGCGTTGTGGCGCAGTTTGCGGGTTCGCAAGGGCTGA
- the gcl gene encoding glyoxylate carboligase, whose product MSKMRAIEAAVLVMRREGVDTAFGIPGAAINPLYSALQKVGGIDHVLARHVEGASHMAEGYTRTKAGNIGVCIGTSGPAGTDMVTGLYSASADSIPILCITGQAPRARMHKEDFQAVDITSIVKPVTKWATTVLEPGQVPYAFQKAFYEMRSGRPGPVLIDLPFDVQMAEIEFDIDAYQPLPLAKPSATRVQVEKALAMLDQAERPLLVAGGGIINADASELLVEFAELTGIPVIPTLMGWGTIPDDHPLMVGMVGLQTSHRYGNATLLKSDVVLGVGNRWANRHTGSVDVYTEGRKFIHVDIEPTQIGRVFTPDLGIVSDAAAALTVFIEVAREWQAAGKLKNRSAWLQDCQQRKASLQRKTHFDNVPVKPQRVYEEMNQVFGKDTCYVSTIGLSQIAGAQFLHVYKPRHWINCGQAGPLGWTIPAALGVVKADPTRKVVALSGDYDFQFMIEELAVGAQFKLPYIHVVVNNSYLGLIRQAQRGFDMDYCVQLSFDNLNAPELNGYGVDHVAVAEGLGCKALRVFEPGQIQPALRKAQEMIEEFKVPVIVEIILERVTNISMGTEINAVNEFEDLALVGNDAPTAISLLD is encoded by the coding sequence ATGAGCAAAATGAGAGCAATCGAAGCCGCCGTTCTGGTGATGCGCCGTGAAGGGGTCGATACCGCTTTTGGCATCCCGGGCGCCGCGATCAACCCGCTGTACTCCGCCTTGCAGAAGGTCGGTGGCATCGATCACGTCCTCGCTCGCCACGTTGAAGGCGCCTCGCACATGGCCGAGGGTTACACACGCACCAAGGCCGGCAACATTGGCGTGTGCATCGGCACATCGGGACCGGCCGGTACCGACATGGTCACCGGACTCTACAGCGCCTCGGCCGACTCGATCCCGATCCTGTGCATTACCGGGCAAGCACCGCGTGCTCGCATGCACAAGGAAGACTTCCAGGCCGTCGACATCACCAGCATAGTCAAGCCGGTCACCAAGTGGGCGACCACGGTTCTGGAGCCGGGCCAGGTGCCTTACGCCTTCCAGAAAGCCTTCTATGAGATGCGCTCCGGCCGCCCCGGCCCGGTGCTGATCGACCTGCCGTTCGACGTGCAGATGGCCGAAATCGAATTCGACATCGACGCCTACCAGCCTCTGCCATTGGCCAAGCCGAGCGCGACCCGCGTGCAGGTGGAAAAAGCCCTGGCCATGCTCGACCAGGCTGAACGCCCATTGCTGGTGGCCGGTGGCGGCATCATCAATGCCGACGCCAGCGAGTTGCTGGTGGAGTTCGCCGAGCTGACCGGTATTCCGGTCATCCCGACCCTGATGGGCTGGGGCACCATCCCGGACGATCACCCGCTGATGGTCGGCATGGTCGGTCTGCAAACCTCGCACCGCTACGGCAACGCCACGCTGCTGAAATCGGACGTGGTGCTGGGCGTCGGTAACCGCTGGGCCAACCGTCACACCGGTTCGGTCGACGTTTACACCGAAGGCCGAAAATTCATTCACGTCGACATCGAACCGACCCAGATCGGCCGCGTCTTCACCCCGGACCTGGGCATTGTGTCCGATGCCGCTGCCGCGTTGACCGTGTTCATTGAAGTCGCTCGCGAATGGCAAGCCGCCGGCAAGCTGAAAAACCGCAGCGCCTGGTTGCAAGATTGCCAGCAACGCAAAGCCAGCCTGCAGCGCAAGACTCACTTCGACAACGTGCCGGTCAAGCCGCAACGGGTGTACGAAGAGATGAACCAGGTGTTCGGCAAAGACACCTGCTACGTCAGCACCATCGGCCTGTCGCAGATTGCCGGCGCGCAGTTCCTGCACGTCTACAAACCGCGTCACTGGATCAACTGCGGTCAGGCCGGCCCATTGGGCTGGACCATTCCGGCAGCGCTCGGCGTGGTCAAGGCTGATCCGACCCGCAAGGTGGTGGCGCTCTCGGGCGACTACGACTTCCAGTTCATGATCGAAGAACTGGCGGTGGGCGCACAGTTCAAGCTGCCGTACATCCACGTCGTGGTGAACAACTCGTACCTGGGGTTGATCCGTCAGGCGCAGCGCGGTTTCGACATGGACTACTGCGTCCAGCTGTCCTTCGACAACCTCAACGCTCCGGAGCTCAACGGCTACGGTGTCGATCACGTCGCGGTCGCCGAAGGCCTGGGTTGCAAGGCGCTGCGGGTATTCGAACCGGGTCAGATCCAGCCTGCCCTGCGCAAGGCTCAGGAGATGATCGAAGAGTTCAAGGTGCCGGTGATCGTCGAGATCATTCTGGAGCGCGTGACCAACATTTCCATGGGCACCGAGATCAACGCCGTCAACGAATTCGAAGACCTGGCGCTGGTCGGCAACGATGCGCCAACGGCGATTTCGTTGCTCGATTAA
- the hyi gene encoding hydroxypyruvate isomerase, producing MPRFAANLSMLFTEQDFLARFDAAAKAGFSGVEYLFPYDFSSADIKARLDANGLTQVLFNLPAGDWAKGERGIACLPDRVEEFRAGVDLAIAYAQVLGNTQVNCLAGIRPQGGDEATVEKTFVANLKYAADKLQAVGIKLVMEAINTRDIPGFYLNNTAQALSIREQVGSANLFLQYDIYHMQIMEGDLARTMAAHLDEINHVQLADNPGRNEPGTGEINYRFLFEHLDRIGYQGWVGCEYKPLTTTEAGLGWLKTHNAI from the coding sequence ATGCCGCGTTTCGCAGCCAACCTGTCCATGCTGTTCACCGAGCAGGATTTTCTTGCCCGTTTCGACGCTGCCGCCAAGGCCGGTTTCAGCGGTGTCGAATACCTGTTCCCCTATGACTTCAGCTCTGCCGACATCAAGGCCAGGCTCGATGCCAATGGCTTGACCCAGGTGCTGTTCAACCTGCCGGCCGGTGACTGGGCCAAGGGCGAGCGTGGCATCGCTTGCCTGCCGGATCGGGTCGAAGAATTCCGCGCCGGTGTCGACCTGGCCATCGCCTACGCCCAAGTGCTGGGCAACACCCAGGTCAACTGCCTGGCCGGTATTCGTCCACAAGGCGGCGACGAGGCCACCGTGGAAAAAACCTTCGTCGCCAACCTCAAGTACGCGGCGGACAAGCTGCAAGCGGTGGGCATCAAACTGGTGATGGAAGCGATCAACACCCGCGACATTCCGGGCTTCTACCTGAACAACACGGCGCAAGCCCTATCGATTCGCGAACAGGTCGGCAGCGCCAACCTGTTCCTGCAATACGACATCTATCACATGCAAATCATGGAAGGCGACCTGGCCCGCACCATGGCCGCGCACCTGGACGAGATCAACCACGTGCAATTGGCGGACAACCCAGGGCGCAACGAACCGGGCACCGGTGAAATCAACTACCGCTTCCTGTTCGAACACCTGGACCGCATCGGTTATCAGGGTTGGGTCGGCTGTGAATACAAGCCGCTGACCACGACTGAAGCGGGTCTGGGCTGGTTGAAAACGCATAACGCAATCTGA
- a CDS encoding VacJ family lipoprotein, which yields MAKYLLLIAALLCAGVANADNSKANAPVVIDKDGFKEPLSKLKFNPGLDQREFERSSLNALNVYDPLEEWNRRVYHFNYRFDQWVFLPVVNGYRYVTPSFLRSGVSNFFNNLGDVPNLVNSLLQFKGQRSLNTTARLLLNTTIGVAGLWDPATAMGLPRQSEDFGQTLGFYGVPGGAYFVLPILGPSNLRDTAGLAVDYTGESAINFLNVSEVSSNHPEIWVLRAIDKRHQNSFRYGQMNTPFEYEKVRYVYTEARKLQIAE from the coding sequence GTGGCTAAATACCTCCTGCTGATCGCAGCATTACTCTGTGCAGGCGTCGCCAATGCCGACAACAGCAAAGCCAATGCCCCAGTGGTGATCGATAAAGACGGCTTCAAGGAACCGCTGAGCAAACTCAAATTCAACCCGGGCCTGGACCAGCGCGAGTTCGAACGCTCATCGCTCAACGCGCTGAACGTCTATGACCCGCTGGAAGAGTGGAACCGCCGCGTTTACCACTTCAACTACCGTTTCGACCAATGGGTGTTCCTGCCTGTGGTCAACGGCTATCGCTACGTCACCCCAAGCTTCCTGCGCTCCGGTGTCAGCAACTTCTTCAACAACCTCGGTGATGTGCCGAACCTGGTGAACAGCCTGCTGCAATTCAAGGGTCAGCGCTCGCTGAACACCACCGCCCGCCTGCTGCTCAACACCACCATCGGTGTCGCCGGCCTGTGGGATCCGGCCACCGCCATGGGCCTGCCGCGCCAGAGCGAAGACTTCGGCCAGACCCTGGGCTTCTACGGCGTACCGGGCGGCGCCTACTTCGTGCTGCCGATCCTCGGCCCATCGAACCTGCGTGACACCGCGGGCCTGGCGGTTGACTACACCGGCGAATCGGCGATCAACTTCCTGAACGTTTCCGAAGTCAGCTCCAACCACCCGGAAATCTGGGTGCTGCGCGCCATCGACAAACGCCATCAGAACAGCTTCCGCTACGGCCAGATGAACACACCGTTCGAGTATGAAAAAGTGCGTTACGTGTATACCGAGGCCCGCAAACTGCAGATCGCCGAGTAA
- a CDS encoding transposase: protein MPDLPASHRLRTGRYVEPNRVYLLSTNTLDRKPVFADYALGRLVVHQFRQAQNTGLVNSLAWVVMPDHFHWLVELEKCSLSNLMRQTKSLSAREVNLSSNRTGPLWQPGYHDRALRREEDLVKMARYVVANPMQAGLVERLGDYPLWDAVWL, encoded by the coding sequence ATGCCAGATTTACCCGCTTCACACCGCTTGCGAACGGGCCGCTATGTCGAACCCAATCGAGTCTATTTACTGTCCACCAATACACTTGATCGCAAGCCGGTTTTTGCCGATTACGCTTTGGGCAGGTTGGTTGTTCATCAATTTCGCCAGGCACAAAACACAGGGTTAGTGAATTCACTGGCATGGGTCGTTATGCCTGATCACTTCCACTGGCTGGTCGAACTGGAGAAATGTTCTCTCAGCAACCTGATGCGTCAAACCAAGTCATTGAGTGCTCGAGAGGTGAATCTTTCCAGTAATAGAACTGGGCCACTTTGGCAGCCGGGCTATCACGACCGAGCATTGAGGAGAGAAGAAGACTTGGTGAAGATGGCCCGATATGTAGTGGCGAATCCAATGCAGGCAGGGCTTGTAGAGCGACTTGGCGACTATCCGTTGTGGGATGCTGTCTGGCTTTAA
- a CDS encoding heme-binding protein, protein MSALTLKVAVNLADQAITAGRAISAAPLTVAVLDAGGHLITLQREDGASLLRPQIAIGKAWGAIALGKGSRLLAQDAQQRPAFFAALNSLGQGSVVPVPGGVLIRDQQGAVLGAVGISGDLSDVDEQCAIRAIEGQGLRADAGVVG, encoded by the coding sequence ATGAGCGCTTTAACCTTGAAAGTCGCAGTCAACCTGGCTGATCAGGCCATCACCGCAGGGCGGGCCATCTCTGCCGCGCCATTGACCGTTGCCGTGCTGGACGCCGGCGGGCACTTGATAACTCTGCAACGTGAAGACGGCGCCAGCCTGCTGCGCCCGCAGATCGCCATCGGCAAGGCCTGGGGCGCGATCGCCCTGGGCAAGGGCTCACGCCTGCTGGCGCAGGACGCCCAACAACGCCCGGCCTTCTTCGCCGCGCTGAATAGCCTGGGACAGGGCAGCGTCGTCCCGGTACCGGGCGGCGTGTTGATTCGGGATCAGCAGGGGGCTGTGTTGGGGGCGGTGGGCATCAGCGGGGATCTGTCAGATGTTGACGAGCAGTGTGCGATTCGTGCGATTGAGGGGCAGGGGTTGAGGGCGGATGCGGGGGTGGTTGGTTGA
- a CDS encoding glycine betaine ABC transporter substrate-binding protein, which translates to MKMRRLLGAGAALVLAISSTMASAEGKAVTIGYVDGWSDSVATTNVAAEVIRQKLGYDVKLQAVATGIMWQGVATGKLDAMLSAWLPVTHGEYWAKNKDQVVDYGPNFKDAKIGLIVPEYVKAKSIADLKTDDSFKGRIVGIDAGSGVMLKTDQAIKDYGLDNYTLKASSGAGMIAELTRAEKKNESIAVTGWVPHWMFAKWKLRFLEDPKGVYGAAETVNSIGSKELATKAPEVAKFLKNFQWASKDEIGEVMLAIQDGAKPEVAAKDWVAKHPNRVADWTK; encoded by the coding sequence ATGAAGATGCGACGACTTTTGGGCGCAGGTGCCGCTTTGGTGCTGGCGATCAGCTCTACTATGGCCAGCGCTGAAGGCAAGGCAGTGACTATCGGTTATGTCGACGGCTGGTCGGACAGCGTCGCCACGACCAACGTGGCAGCAGAAGTGATCAGACAGAAACTCGGTTATGACGTGAAGCTGCAAGCCGTTGCCACCGGGATCATGTGGCAGGGCGTGGCCACTGGCAAGCTCGACGCCATGCTGTCGGCGTGGCTGCCAGTGACTCACGGCGAATATTGGGCGAAGAACAAGGATCAGGTCGTTGACTATGGTCCGAACTTCAAGGATGCGAAAATTGGTCTGATCGTGCCGGAGTACGTCAAGGCCAAGTCTATTGCGGATCTGAAAACCGACGACAGCTTCAAGGGCCGTATCGTTGGCATCGACGCCGGTTCAGGCGTGATGCTCAAGACCGATCAGGCCATCAAGGATTACGGCCTGGACAATTACACCCTCAAGGCCAGTTCCGGCGCCGGCATGATTGCCGAGCTGACCCGTGCCGAGAAGAAAAACGAGTCCATTGCCGTCACCGGTTGGGTGCCGCACTGGATGTTCGCCAAGTGGAAACTGCGCTTCCTGGAAGACCCGAAAGGCGTTTACGGCGCGGCTGAAACCGTGAACAGCATCGGCAGCAAGGAGCTGGCAACCAAAGCGCCTGAAGTTGCGAAGTTCCTGAAGAACTTCCAGTGGGCGTCGAAAGACGAAATCGGCGAAGTCATGTTGGCGATTCAGGACGGTGCCAAGCCTGAAGTCGCAGCGAAGGATTGGGTGGCCAAACACCCGAATCGCGTTGCCGACTGGACCAAGTGA
- a CDS encoding TetR/AcrR family transcriptional regulator, which yields MSTIRERNKELILRAASEEFADKGFAATKTSDIAAKAGLPKPNVYYYFKSKENLYREVLESIIEPILQASTPFNADGVPSEVLSGYIRSKIRISRDLPFASKVFASEIMHGAPHLSPDLVEQLNGQARHNIDCIQTWIDRGQIAPIDPNHLMFSIWAATQTYADFDWQISAVTGKAKLDEADYEAAAQTIIRLVLKGCEPD from the coding sequence ATGAGCACTATCCGCGAGCGCAACAAAGAACTGATCCTGCGTGCCGCCAGTGAAGAATTTGCCGACAAGGGCTTCGCTGCGACCAAAACCAGTGACATCGCGGCCAAGGCCGGGTTGCCCAAGCCCAACGTCTACTACTACTTCAAGTCCAAGGAAAACCTCTACCGCGAGGTCCTGGAAAGCATCATCGAACCAATCCTGCAGGCCTCGACACCGTTCAATGCCGATGGCGTGCCCAGCGAAGTGCTCAGCGGCTACATTCGTTCGAAAATCCGCATCTCCCGCGACCTGCCCTTCGCCTCCAAGGTGTTCGCCAGCGAAATCATGCACGGCGCCCCGCATTTGAGCCCCGACCTGGTCGAGCAGCTCAACGGCCAGGCCAGGCACAACATCGACTGCATCCAGACTTGGATCGACCGCGGCCAGATCGCCCCGATCGACCCAAACCACCTGATGTTCAGCATCTGGGCCGCGACCCAGACCTACGCCGATTTCGACTGGCAAATCTCCGCGGTGACCGGCAAGGCCAAGCTGGATGAGGCCGACTATGAAGCAGCGGCGCAGACGATTATCCGGTTGGTGCTCAAGGGGTGTGAGCCGGACTGA
- a CDS encoding DUF485 domain-containing protein — protein MNDSIYLSIQNSPRFKELVSKRERFAWILSAIMLGLYSGFILLIAYGPHILGAKISPESSITWGIPIGVGLIVSAFILTGIYVRRANGEFDDLNNAILKEAQQ, from the coding sequence ATGAACGACAGCATTTACCTCTCGATTCAAAACAGCCCGCGCTTCAAGGAGCTGGTTAGCAAGAGGGAACGATTCGCCTGGATTCTTTCAGCGATCATGCTTGGGTTGTACTCCGGATTCATCCTTTTGATCGCCTACGGGCCGCATATTCTGGGTGCGAAAATCAGCCCAGAGTCTTCTATCACCTGGGGCATTCCGATCGGTGTCGGGCTGATTGTTTCGGCCTTTATCCTGACGGGCATCTACGTACGACGCGCCAACGGCGAATTCGACGACTTGAACAATGCGATTCTCAAGGAGGCTCAGCAATGA
- a CDS encoding DUF808 domain-containing protein: MAGSSLLVLIDDIATVLDDVALMTKMAAKKTAGVLGDDLALNAQQVSGVRAEREIPVVWAVAKGSFLNKLILVPSALAISAFMPWLVTPLLMVGGAYLCFEGFEKLAHKFLHSKAEDQAEHAELVEAVANPAVDLVAFEQDKIKGAIRTDFILSAEIIAITLGTVAGASLTQQVIVLSGIAIVMTIGVYGLVAGIVKLDDLGLWLTQKPGQMAKSIGGGILSAAPYMMKSLSVIGTAAMFLVGGGILTHGVPVVHHWIESVAAAAGGAGFIVPTLLNAVAGIVAGAAVLVGVMAVGTLWKTVKA; encoded by the coding sequence ATGGCAGGAAGCAGTTTGCTGGTGCTGATCGACGACATCGCCACTGTACTGGACGATGTGGCGTTGATGACCAAAATGGCCGCGAAGAAGACCGCCGGTGTACTGGGCGACGATCTGGCGCTCAATGCTCAGCAGGTTTCTGGCGTGCGTGCCGAGCGGGAAATCCCGGTGGTGTGGGCGGTGGCCAAGGGCTCTTTTCTCAACAAGCTGATCCTGGTGCCTTCGGCGTTGGCCATCAGTGCGTTCATGCCATGGCTGGTTACACCGTTGCTGATGGTCGGTGGCGCTTACCTGTGCTTCGAAGGCTTCGAGAAACTCGCCCACAAATTTCTGCACAGCAAAGCCGAAGATCAGGCTGAACACGCAGAACTGGTCGAGGCCGTGGCCAATCCGGCGGTCGATCTGGTGGCGTTCGAGCAGGACAAAATCAAAGGGGCGATCCGTACCGACTTCATCCTCTCGGCGGAAATCATCGCCATCACCCTGGGCACTGTTGCTGGTGCTTCGCTGACCCAGCAAGTGATCGTGCTCTCGGGCATTGCCATCGTCATGACTATCGGGGTCTACGGCCTGGTGGCCGGTATCGTCAAACTCGACGACCTTGGCCTGTGGCTGACCCAGAAGCCGGGCCAGATGGCCAAGAGCATTGGCGGCGGGATTCTGAGTGCCGCGCCATACATGATGAAAAGCCTGTCGGTGATCGGCACGGCGGCGATGTTTCTGGTCGGCGGCGGGATTCTGACCCATGGCGTGCCGGTGGTTCATCACTGGATCGAGAGTGTCGCCGCAGCTGCCGGTGGGGCCGGGTTTATCGTGCCGACATTGCTCAATGCAGTGGCCGGGATTGTAGCCGGTGCGGCGGTGTTGGTGGGGGTGATGGCTGTCGGCACGCTCTGGAAAACGGTGAAAGCCTGA